AATCGTCCAGCGCGAAGTCTTCGGGCCGGTGGTCAGCGTGACCCGTTTCGATACTATTGAGCAAGTGCTGAACTGGGCCAATGAATCCGAATACGGGCTCGCATCCTCGGTCTGGACACAAAATATCGATTTAGCGATACAAATCTCCACTCATCTGCAATATGGCACTACCTGGATTAACACGCATTTTTCTTTAGTCAGCGAAATGCCTCACGGCGGATTAAAACGCTCAGGGTATGGCAATGATCTCTCCAGTTATTCGTTACAGGATTACAGCGTAGTCAGACACATCATGGCGAAGTTCAAACCACAATTCTAATAACAGAAAAATACGACGACAGGACAGGGGTAACTCATGAAAATATTATCTGGTAATAGACAAATTTCGGCAGTTTGTTTGGGTATTCTCAGTGTTTTAAATACGGCCCTGGCCGCTGAATTACCGACAAATATAGGTAAAGGCGAAGGGCAATTAAATATTGTCGCCTGGCCGGGATATATCGAACGCGGCGAAAGTGATAAGAATTATGACTGGGTGACACAGTTCGAAAAACAAACCAGTTGTAAAGTGAATGTCAAAACGGCGGCAACTTCCGACGAAATGGTCAGCCTGATGGCGAAGGGCGGTTACGATTTGGTGACGGCGTCGGGCGATGCCTCGCTGCGTCTGATTTATGGTAAACGCGTCCAGCCGATTAACCCGTCGCTTGTCGCCAACTGGAAGAATATCGACCCGCGTTTACTCAAGGGGGAATGGTTTAACGTCGCCGGGAAAGTGTATGGCACGCCCTATCAGTGGGGGCCAAATCTGCTGATGTACAACACCAAAACGTTCCCGATCGCGCCTGACAGTTGGTCGGTAATTTTCGTCCCTCAGAACCTGCCTGACGGTAAACCCAATCAGGGCCGCGTACAGGCCTATGACGGACCGATCGCCATCGCTGACGCCGCGCTGTACCTGAAAAGTACACAGCCTGACCTTAAAATCGAAGATCCGTATCAGCTCAACGAAACGCAGTATCAGGCCGTGCTGAAATTGCTGCGCGGCCAGCATCCGCTCATCCACCGTTACTGGCACGATGCTTCCGTACAGATGAGTGATTTCAAAAATGAAGGCGTGGTTGCCAGCAGCTCCTGGCCGTATCAGGCCAACGCGCTTAAAGGTGAGAAACAGCCGATCGCCACTGTCTTCCCGAAAGAGGGTGTCACCGGCTGGGCGGATACCACCATGCTGGCTGCCGATGCAGAACACCCGAACTGTGCCTATCAGTGGATGAACTGGTCGCTTGAACCGAAAGTGCAGGGCGACGTCGCCGCGTGGTTTGGTTCTGTACCAAGCGTACCAGCCGGTTGTAAAGCCAGCCCGTTATTAGGCGCGGAAGGTTGCGAAACCAATGGCTTTAACAAATTCACGGCAATTTCATTCTGGAAAACACCGCAATCCGAAGGCGGAAAATATATTCCTTATAGCCGCTGGACTCAGGATTACATTGCCATTATGGGCGGACGCTAAATACACGTCATCCTTTGAGCCGTCTCTGCGCTGGCTGTCGTCGCGAACCCCAGTTACATACTTTTGTATGCTCCAGGGGATTCGCTCAGTTGCCGTCCTGATACAACTCAAATGATTTTGCGTACTCCAAAATGATATTGAGGAATTAACTATGCCCGCCGTGCAATTTATTAATGTTTCTCGTTTATACGGGGAAACAAAAGCCGTCGATAATGTCTCGATTGATATTCAGGACGGTGAATTC
Above is a window of Enterobacteriaceae bacterium Kacie_13 DNA encoding:
- a CDS encoding extracellular solute-binding protein; its protein translation is MKILSGNRQISAVCLGILSVLNTALAAELPTNIGKGEGQLNIVAWPGYIERGESDKNYDWVTQFEKQTSCKVNVKTAATSDEMVSLMAKGGYDLVTASGDASLRLIYGKRVQPINPSLVANWKNIDPRLLKGEWFNVAGKVYGTPYQWGPNLLMYNTKTFPIAPDSWSVIFVPQNLPDGKPNQGRVQAYDGPIAIADAALYLKSTQPDLKIEDPYQLNETQYQAVLKLLRGQHPLIHRYWHDASVQMSDFKNEGVVASSSWPYQANALKGEKQPIATVFPKEGVTGWADTTMLAADAEHPNCAYQWMNWSLEPKVQGDVAAWFGSVPSVPAGCKASPLLGAEGCETNGFNKFTAISFWKTPQSEGGKYIPYSRWTQDYIAIMGGR